The sequence ATTCGTCGACCGTGATTTCGGGAACGCGGTTTCGCACGATGGCGTTGCGGAATTGGGGAACCGGCGGCGCCGACAGCGCGGCGTCGCCATGCCCGCGCACTGGCGTTTTCGGCACGGACGTCGCGACAACAGCCCGCACCACGTCGCGGGCGGGGGCGCCCGCGCCACACGCGACAGCCCGCGCACTGGCGTTTGCGGCCCGGACGTTGCGACAACGGCCGGCGCCACGCGGACGCGTCTTCGCGCGTTTGTTGACGCGCGTCGGGCGTTTGCCGTAATGGTGTACCGGCCCGCGAAAAACGGCTCACGTACGCCCGCGCCCCGCGTCGCCCCCCGGCGGCGATCGGCGAAGGTTTGAAGAGACGGCATGATCCTGCTCGTTGACGACGAAGTGCTCAACCGCAAGCTGCTGCAGTGGTCGCTCTCCAAGGCGGGCTACGAGTTTATCCACGCCACGAACGGCCACGAGGCGATCAAGATCGCCCAGCAGGGCGGGGTGGACATCATCCTGCTCGACCTGATGATGCCCGAGCTCGACGGATTCGGCTTTCTGGAGTGGAAAAACTCCGCGCCGGTCGAGATCCGCGAGATCCCGGTCATCGTCAACTCGGCCCTCTCGGACATGGACTCGATCAAGCGCGCGCTCAACATGGGCGCGTACGACTATTTCTCGAAGCCGCTGTCCAGCGACGCCCTCGAGGTGCTGCTGCCGACGAAGGTCAAGAACGCGATCGAAAGCTCCCGCGCCCTGCGTGCGCTGCGCCAGCGGACGGAGGAGCTGAACGCCGAGCTGCAGGCCGCGGAGCGCTTCCAGACCTCCATGCTGCCGAGCCCGGACCAGTACCTGCCGCTGCGTTTCCAGTATCTGTATCGCCCGTGCTCGCTGGTGGGCGGGGATTTTTTCGACGTGTACCGGATCGACGCGAACCGCATCGCCCTGTTCATCGGCGACGTCACGGGGCACGGCCTCAAGGCCGGGATGATGTCGTTCATGGTCAAGTCGATCTTCCGCGAGCTGGCCTCGCGCGAGCCCGCGCCTCGCACGCTCGTCGATTCGCTCAACCGCGCGCTCTGCCAGGTCTTTGATGCCGGGCACTACATCACGGGCGTGTACGGCGTCTTCGACTTTTCGCGAAATGTCTTCGAGTACGCGAACTGCGCCCACCCCCGACCGCTCCTCGTGAGCGACGGTGAAGCGGTGCGTGTGATCGAGGGCGGCGGGCATTTTCTCGGGATGATGGAAGACATTTTGATTGAAACCGGCTCGCTGGAGTTCGCGCACGGGGCGCGGCTGCTCATGTACACCGACGGCGTGACCGAGGCGCTTGACACGCACGGCGCGCAGATCGAGACGAACGGGCTGGCGCGGATCGTGGAATCGCTGCCCAAGGACGACCCGGCCGCGTGGTGCGCGGGCGTCTGGGACAAGGTGGTCGAGCGGACGGGCAAACAGGAATTCGTGGACGACGTGCTGGTCGTCGCCTGCTGGGCGGACGACGCCAAGTGAATATTGAATGACCGTTGGACCGATGAATTGCGTTGACGTGTGCGACATGAGGAGGTTTGAAGGTGAAGACCGAAGTGATTCGCGGTGAAGACGGGGTGAATGTCGTCTTCGATGGGAACATCGACCTGTCGAGCGTGGACGAGATCCGGCGTTCGCTGGAGGACGTCGGACGGCTCGGTGAACGACGGGTCGTGCTGGATCTGAATCGCGTGGAGTTCGTGGA is a genomic window of Deltaproteobacteria bacterium containing:
- a CDS encoding SpoIIE family protein phosphatase codes for the protein MILLVDDEVLNRKLLQWSLSKAGYEFIHATNGHEAIKIAQQGGVDIILLDLMMPELDGFGFLEWKNSAPVEIREIPVIVNSALSDMDSIKRALNMGAYDYFSKPLSSDALEVLLPTKVKNAIESSRALRALRQRTEELNAELQAAERFQTSMLPSPDQYLPLRFQYLYRPCSLVGGDFFDVYRIDANRIALFIGDVTGHGLKAGMMSFMVKSIFRELASREPAPRTLVDSLNRALCQVFDAGHYITGVYGVFDFSRNVFEYANCAHPRPLLVSDGEAVRVIEGGGHFLGMMEDILIETGSLEFAHGARLLMYTDGVTEALDTHGAQIETNGLARIVESLPKDDPAAWCAGVWDKVVERTGKQEFVDDVLVVACWADDAK
- a CDS encoding STAS domain-containing protein codes for the protein MKTEVIRGEDGVNVVFDGNIDLSSVDEIRRSLEDVGRLGERRVVLDLNRVEFVDSAGLGALVTFYKSHPQSRIVFSQVNDRIRKLFQITRLDTLFQIE